From Gimesia panareensis, the proteins below share one genomic window:
- a CDS encoding FAD-dependent oxidoreductase, giving the protein MIFSCLRQWTFLAILSLVAFSGTSTGVAQPETVEADVCIYGATPSGILAAVTVQREGRSAVIVEPSRWVGGILGAGLKPMQDCPNYAATGGMTRGLLKSLGQPNWTEDRTENRRVLAEISPKTIREDFQKLLAKHKIRVIFDHRIAGCTPQARDKTAIQAALFDRAPFDKLGTPVVEPEAREALRVVAQIFIDASYEGDLLAKAGVSYRVGRESSEEFGEEFAGVQPPVGLTPVDPFQTPGDPESGLLRGVEKDHGKPLGAADDYTQAYNFRYYTTSDPAHRAPFGVPEDYRAEDFELVGRYVEYLKQQHPREKDLRQRLIGIFPGWKNSGEWNYQRSSLISMSPVGISRFYADGDVAAHVKIWQAHRDYLSGLHHFMSTDDRVPEFYRQEVAELGLDQRPHPETAGWPHQLYVRVSRRLAGRYTVTAHDVYNKTEIEDPICLAQYGIDVYPVRRIWLQQEGQTLVGLEGKMFVGGSKGPTNQPYPIAYRAITPQQDECTNLLVPVCFSATHLGYASARMEPVFMICGESAGIAACQALAENCAVQDIDAKAYRRVLERAGQKLVWDPATDQPDSGMGKSGGRYTMRGLLRECDADGNGTVSQAEWNEKKSPYEWLFGFIDVNSDGQIVASEYEAFQRYKAQHPDWQKRIKTAGLK; this is encoded by the coding sequence ATGATATTTTCCTGCCTGCGTCAATGGACTTTTCTGGCGATCTTAAGTCTGGTCGCCTTTTCCGGAACGAGTACTGGTGTGGCACAGCCTGAAACCGTGGAGGCGGATGTCTGCATTTACGGGGCGACTCCTTCGGGGATCCTGGCGGCGGTCACGGTGCAGCGCGAGGGACGGTCGGCGGTGATTGTGGAGCCGAGTCGCTGGGTGGGTGGCATTCTGGGGGCGGGGCTCAAGCCGATGCAGGACTGTCCCAACTATGCGGCGACCGGAGGGATGACACGGGGGCTGTTGAAAAGCCTGGGGCAGCCGAACTGGACCGAAGATCGAACGGAGAACCGCCGGGTGCTGGCGGAGATCAGTCCGAAAACGATTCGCGAAGACTTTCAGAAACTGCTCGCGAAGCACAAGATCAGGGTGATCTTCGATCATCGTATTGCCGGTTGTACGCCACAGGCGAGAGACAAAACCGCGATTCAGGCGGCTCTGTTCGATCGGGCCCCCTTCGACAAACTGGGGACGCCGGTTGTGGAACCCGAAGCCCGCGAGGCATTACGTGTTGTGGCGCAGATCTTTATTGATGCCAGTTACGAAGGGGATCTGCTGGCGAAAGCAGGCGTGTCCTATCGCGTCGGCCGGGAATCGTCGGAGGAGTTTGGCGAGGAATTCGCTGGTGTGCAGCCCCCGGTGGGGCTGACTCCCGTGGATCCGTTCCAGACGCCCGGCGATCCAGAGAGTGGTCTGTTACGCGGGGTGGAAAAAGATCATGGGAAGCCGCTGGGGGCGGCGGACGATTACACGCAGGCGTATAATTTTCGGTATTACACGACCAGCGATCCCGCACACAGGGCTCCGTTTGGTGTTCCTGAGGATTACCGGGCGGAAGACTTCGAACTGGTGGGCCGGTATGTAGAGTATCTGAAGCAGCAGCATCCCCGGGAGAAGGACTTGCGGCAGCGGCTGATCGGGATATTTCCGGGCTGGAAGAACTCGGGCGAGTGGAACTATCAGCGGAGTTCGCTGATTTCGATGTCGCCGGTGGGCATCAGCCGGTTTTATGCCGACGGTGATGTCGCTGCGCACGTGAAGATCTGGCAGGCACATAGAGACTATTTAAGTGGGCTACATCATTTCATGAGTACCGATGACCGCGTGCCTGAGTTTTATCGTCAGGAAGTGGCTGAACTCGGACTGGATCAACGCCCTCATCCTGAGACAGCCGGCTGGCCGCATCAGTTGTATGTGCGCGTGTCGCGACGCCTGGCGGGGCGTTATACGGTGACGGCGCACGATGTGTATAACAAGACAGAGATCGAGGATCCGATCTGCCTGGCGCAGTACGGGATCGACGTGTACCCGGTTCGGCGGATCTGGTTACAGCAGGAGGGACAGACCCTGGTCGGCCTGGAGGGCAAGATGTTTGTCGGCGGTTCCAAGGGGCCGACGAATCAGCCCTACCCGATTGCCTATCGGGCGATCACACCTCAGCAGGACGAATGCACAAACCTGCTGGTGCCGGTCTGTTTTTCAGCGACGCATCTGGGGTACGCCTCGGCGCGGATGGAGCCGGTGTTTATGATCTGCGGTGAGTCGGCAGGGATCGCGGCCTGCCAGGCTCTGGCGGAAAACTGTGCCGTGCAGGACATCGATGCGAAAGCCTATCGACGGGTCCTGGAGCGGGCCGGGCAGAAACTGGTGTGGGATCCCGCGACGGATCAACCCGATTCAGGGATGGGAAAATCAGGGGGCCGCTATACGATGCGGGGGCTGCTCCGGGAGTGCGATGCGGATGGGAACGGGACGGTCTCCCAGGCGGAATGGAATGAGAAGAAATCTCCCTATGAGTGGCTGTTCGGGTTCATTGATGTGAACAGCGACGGACAGATCGTCGCCAGCGAATACGAGGCGTTTCAGAGGTATAAAGCGCAGCACCCGGACTGGCAGAAACGGATTAAAACCGCAGGCCTGAAGTGA
- a CDS encoding GNAT family N-acetyltransferase produces the protein MDIRQTTAADLETVKAVHREAFGPEEGPVIVSLLDELLPDPTAEPILSLLVEDGPRVLGHVLFTKVVIQGAEPVAARILAPLAVLPSAQKQGVGQQLIETGLSQLRDAGVELVFVLGDPAYYTRFGFQPAGVQELIAPHPIPVEHADAWMVQELCPGVLGRVTGEVVCSEVLNRREYWIG, from the coding sequence ATGGACATCAGGCAGACAACGGCAGCTGATCTTGAGACTGTCAAAGCGGTGCACCGGGAGGCATTCGGGCCCGAGGAAGGACCGGTGATCGTTTCGCTGCTGGACGAACTGCTGCCCGATCCGACGGCCGAGCCGATCCTCTCACTGCTGGTGGAAGACGGGCCGCGCGTGCTGGGGCATGTGCTGTTTACTAAGGTGGTGATCCAGGGGGCGGAGCCGGTGGCTGCACGGATTCTGGCTCCGCTGGCGGTGCTTCCCTCTGCTCAGAAACAGGGCGTGGGGCAACAACTAATCGAAACGGGATTGTCCCAGTTACGTGACGCGGGAGTCGAACTGGTGTTTGTGCTGGGCGATCCTGCCTATTACACACGGTTTGGTTTTCAGCCGGCGGGCGTCCAGGAGCTCATTGCGCCGCATCCCATTCCAGTGGAACACGCGGACGCGTGGATGGTGCAGGAACTCTGCCCGGGTGTACTGGGACGTGTTACGGGAGAGGTTGTCTGTTCTGAGGTGCTCAATCGGCGGGAATACTGGATCGGGTGA
- a CDS encoding DUF3592 domain-containing protein: MITKYVLDDPDTLIRIGWLPGFCLDDLTSWKTQITTSGELTQVIRWHTEPLWAESDNPYFRNRPKRDVRFAQLTEKQMEQLRNTIDALDLEGLRQLQEKYGNSIDDAEEVSLEIPFSQLDLRLPVYSLGWGLEREEADCRKRREAYLQSIIQLEELVNSFAPFSAEKHFQELHAQREKDHAEDERRRLNPSWAEVVTDYFLRGTLYLWITMMIFTVCLIPLVGFYELGKTVWYLSRYESEPGEVVGCHWKETEHSSGYAIVVQTKAGVHLTGSWYGRRENCLKQLGDRIEVLVDPQDRQVAVLNTFIDRWLPALTLLGLTGIGVYFYLKRRIRCPKK; the protein is encoded by the coding sequence ATGATCACAAAATATGTGCTGGACGACCCGGATACGCTGATTCGTATCGGGTGGCTTCCGGGGTTCTGTCTGGATGATCTGACTTCGTGGAAAACTCAAATCACCACCTCGGGTGAACTGACGCAGGTGATTCGCTGGCATACTGAACCACTTTGGGCAGAATCAGACAATCCCTATTTCCGTAATCGCCCCAAGCGGGATGTGCGTTTTGCTCAGCTTACCGAAAAGCAGATGGAGCAGCTACGGAACACGATCGATGCTCTGGATCTGGAGGGACTGCGGCAGCTTCAGGAAAAGTATGGTAATTCGATTGATGATGCTGAAGAAGTGTCCCTTGAAATTCCATTTAGTCAGTTGGATCTGCGACTGCCCGTCTATTCGCTGGGCTGGGGTTTAGAGCGTGAGGAGGCAGACTGTAGAAAAAGGAGGGAGGCGTATCTGCAATCGATCATTCAGCTCGAAGAACTCGTCAATTCATTCGCTCCCTTTTCTGCGGAAAAGCATTTCCAGGAATTGCATGCGCAGCGGGAAAAAGATCACGCTGAGGATGAACGGCGTCGATTGAACCCCTCCTGGGCTGAAGTCGTGACCGATTACTTTCTGCGGGGCACGTTGTATCTGTGGATCACCATGATGATTTTCACCGTCTGCCTGATTCCCCTGGTCGGGTTTTATGAACTGGGGAAGACTGTCTGGTATTTGAGCCGGTATGAAAGTGAACCGGGTGAGGTGGTGGGCTGCCACTGGAAAGAGACAGAGCATTCCTCAGGATATGCGATTGTGGTCCAGACGAAAGCGGGAGTACACCTGACGGGCAGCTGGTACGGTAGAAGGGAAAACTGTCTGAAACAATTGGGTGACCGTATCGAAGTGCTGGTCGACCCACAGGACAGGCAGGTGGCCGTGTTGAACACATTTATTGACCGATGGTTGCCTGCGCTGACTTTACTGGGCCTGACGGGAATTGGTGTGTACTTTTATTTGAAGAGACGAATCCGTTGCCCGAAGAAATGA
- a CDS encoding DUF6122 family protein, which produces MEAVPDVVRHLIHYACHLLVPFLIARLLWKEHWVQAGLIMLATMLIDVDHLLADPIFDPHRCSLGFHPLHTWWAAAVYAALLCIPSWRWRAVAVGCLWHLATDGIDCLLGGHCLFC; this is translated from the coding sequence ATGGAAGCTGTTCCGGATGTTGTGCGGCATCTGATTCATTATGCGTGTCACCTGCTGGTTCCCTTTCTGATTGCGCGTCTGCTCTGGAAGGAACACTGGGTGCAGGCGGGGCTGATTATGCTGGCGACGATGCTGATCGACGTTGATCACCTGCTGGCCGATCCGATTTTTGATCCGCATCGCTGCAGCCTGGGGTTTCATCCACTGCATACCTGGTGGGCGGCGGCCGTGTATGCGGCGCTACTCTGTATTCCTTCCTGGCGCTGGCGGGCGGTGGCGGTGGGCTGTCTGTGGCATCTGGCGACAGATGGGATCGACTGTCTGCTGGGCGGGCATTGTCTGTTTTGTTGA
- a CDS encoding IS5 family transposase (programmed frameshift), with protein MTRVSRPATGRNITGSRTEPKPQLSDEQWLLIKDLFPEPPVNAAGGRPRVAARECLEGILWVLRTGARWKDLPTFLPSPSTCWRRFKEWTEDGVFLEAWQRLLEHLDRRKLVVWSEAFGDGTFCPAKKGAPDVGKTKRGKGTKLMLLVDGNGLPLALDRASASPAEVKLIESLLDQRVLPRDPDRLIYDRAADSDPLRTELAERQIELICPHRKNRVKPATQDGRALRRYRRRWKVERTISWLFNFRRLVIRYERYSHLFLGFAQLACVFTLLNKL; from the exons ATGACCCGCGTGTCACGACCTGCCACAGGTCGCAACATTACCGGGTCCAGGACGGAACCAAAACCACAACTCTCGGACGAGCAATGGCTTCTGATCAAAGATCTGTTTCCAGAACCACCGGTAAACGCAGCCGGAGGGCGGCCCAGAGTGGCTGCCCGCGAGTGCCTCGAAGGAATCCTTTGGGTATTAAGGACCGGTGCCCGATGGAAAGATTTACCAACATTTTTACCATCTCCCAGCACCTGCTGGCGGCGTTTCAAGGAATGGACCGAAGACGGTGTCTTCCTGGAAGCGTGGCAGCGATTGCTCGAACACTTAGACCGCCGGAAGCTGGTTGTCTGGTCGGAAGCATTCGGGGATGGCACATTCTGCCCCGCAAAAAAAGGGGCGC CCGATGTCGGAAAGACAAAACGGGGAAAGGGAACCAAGCTTATGCTGCTGGTCGACGGAAACGGGCTCCCTCTCGCTTTGGATCGTGCCAGTGCCTCTCCGGCAGAGGTGAAGCTGATTGAATCCCTGCTGGACCAGCGAGTTTTGCCACGCGACCCCGATCGCCTGATTTATGATCGTGCGGCCGACAGCGATCCCCTGCGCACAGAGCTGGCGGAACGGCAGATAGAGCTGATCTGTCCGCATCGCAAGAACCGTGTGAAACCAGCGACGCAAGACGGGCGTGCTCTGCGGCGATATCGACGCCGCTGGAAAGTCGAACGCACCATCAGCTGGCTGTTCAACTTTCGTCGTCTGGTAATACGATATGAACGATACAGTCATTTGTTTTTAGGATTCGCACAACTCGCGTGCGTGTTCACCTTACTTAATAAGTTATGA
- a CDS encoding FAD-dependent oxidoreductase, translating into MSSTLQTDIAILGGTPGGIAAAIAAARLGRSVLLIEPQAHLGGMSTSGLGKSDVERRYLIGGLFQEFTQRIHQYYLDCYAPDSSDIALCQDGYYFEPSVAETVFHDMLQAQPQITILTSYTLDSATTSANQLTAIDILSPRGERITVHAQVFLDATYEGDLLAAAGADFRLGRESRDEFDEPHAGQIYFDYQRQQFLPGSTGAGDDRLPAYTYRLCLTTAPANAAPLTEASPDYDRRHYLGYFDDLAAGRLAGPLQLKPGRGYEPAHFNTLVRALSVTPLPNHKTDVNINPRPLGFPFPELNRGYITGDAATRAAISTRIRNRTLGLLWFLQNDSQIPMQHRQIARQYHLPQDEFTDNQHFPWQLYIREGRRLQGEFTLTERHITHQPEQGIDQAEIETFADTIAIGEFPIDSFPCQPRQPGNTIVLEGYLGMLDQITRPYEIPYRIMVPQTMDGLLVPVAASTTHVAFSSIRMEPTWMALGQAAGVAAHLAIAQQCAPRNIPIHELQQQLASEGQILQHQPEINHASTREPQS; encoded by the coding sequence ATGAGCAGCACTCTGCAGACCGACATCGCCATCCTCGGGGGCACCCCCGGCGGGATCGCCGCGGCCATCGCTGCCGCCCGCCTTGGACGCAGCGTCCTGTTAATCGAACCCCAGGCCCACCTCGGCGGCATGTCCACCAGCGGCCTGGGCAAAAGCGACGTCGAACGCCGCTACCTGATTGGCGGCCTGTTTCAGGAATTCACACAGCGCATCCACCAATACTACCTCGATTGCTACGCTCCCGATTCCTCAGACATCGCCCTCTGCCAGGACGGCTATTACTTCGAACCCTCGGTCGCCGAAACCGTCTTCCACGACATGCTCCAGGCACAGCCGCAGATCACCATCCTCACCAGTTACACCCTGGACTCCGCGACCACCAGCGCAAACCAATTGACGGCAATCGACATTCTCAGTCCCAGGGGAGAACGCATCACCGTCCACGCGCAAGTCTTCCTCGACGCCACCTATGAGGGCGACCTCCTGGCCGCTGCAGGTGCCGACTTCCGACTGGGACGCGAATCCCGCGACGAATTCGACGAACCCCACGCCGGTCAGATCTACTTCGACTACCAGCGACAACAGTTTCTCCCCGGCAGCACCGGGGCAGGCGACGACCGACTCCCCGCCTACACGTACCGTCTCTGCCTGACTACTGCCCCCGCGAACGCGGCACCCTTAACAGAAGCGTCTCCCGACTATGACCGCCGCCACTACCTCGGCTACTTCGACGATCTGGCCGCTGGCCGTCTGGCCGGTCCGCTACAGCTCAAACCGGGCCGGGGCTACGAACCGGCTCACTTTAACACGCTGGTCCGCGCTCTCAGCGTCACGCCGCTCCCGAACCACAAAACCGACGTCAACATCAACCCGCGTCCGCTCGGCTTCCCTTTTCCGGAACTGAACCGCGGCTATATCACCGGAGACGCCGCCACCCGCGCCGCTATCTCCACCCGCATCCGCAACCGCACCCTCGGCCTGCTCTGGTTCCTGCAAAACGACTCGCAGATTCCAATGCAACATCGCCAGATCGCCCGACAATATCATCTCCCACAGGACGAATTCACCGATAACCAGCATTTCCCCTGGCAGCTCTACATCCGCGAGGGGCGTCGCCTCCAGGGAGAATTCACCCTCACGGAACGGCACATCACCCATCAGCCGGAGCAGGGGATTGACCAGGCAGAAATCGAAACCTTCGCCGACACCATCGCCATCGGCGAATTCCCCATCGACAGCTTCCCCTGTCAGCCCAGACAACCGGGTAACACCATCGTCCTCGAAGGCTATCTCGGCATGCTGGACCAGATTACCCGCCCCTACGAGATCCCCTATCGGATCATGGTGCCGCAGACTATGGATGGACTCCTCGTCCCGGTGGCCGCCTCGACGACGCACGTCGCCTTTTCGTCGATTCGAATGGAACCGACCTGGATGGCCCTCGGGCAGGCCGCCGGCGTCGCCGCCCATCTGGCGATTGCGCAACAGTGTGCCCCCCGCAACATTCCGATTCACGAACTGCAACAGCAACTGGCCAGCGAAGGTCAGATCCTCCAACATCAACCTGAAATCAACCACGCTTCCACCAGGGAACCCCAGTCATGA
- a CDS encoding exo-alpha-sialidase: MKQLIYTLTLLASITAALVPAVAAEKSDSPVTVLNLPGSGTDPAAIDYQSLPVLKGEHAIINPAALGPYPRKSDKIDLRDLRLNLHNYLIYHDGKFWCIWSDGPRIEDEPTQEIKYVTSVDGLHWSPAKSVTGTPEKPHAFIARGLWLRDGQLLTLAAKYQGHGAFGPPDKKHLELVAYRWEPKQDKWIYEGQLYDNAINNFPPQKLPSNNWILTRRDSRFNVSVLIGGVKALNDWQSFPVVGVKQVSGFRPDEPIFWVLPDNSLYALFRDNGKSQRLFFSTSKDEGRTWDTPLLSNFPNAKSKLFSLGTSHGFRVLVLNANPQVNRRELHLAVSPDNKTFTRLAKLEIPSPAELPVELASLKKKFSAGIASLQYPHVIEHDGYLYIAFSRNKLQTEVFRVKLADIDTLLKSDHN, encoded by the coding sequence ATGAAACAGCTGATTTATACGCTCACCCTTCTGGCATCGATCACCGCGGCCCTCGTTCCTGCCGTCGCAGCAGAGAAATCAGACTCACCGGTCACCGTTCTGAACCTCCCCGGTTCCGGCACCGATCCCGCGGCCATCGATTACCAAAGTCTCCCGGTACTCAAAGGCGAACACGCCATCATCAACCCGGCAGCCCTGGGGCCTTATCCGAGAAAATCAGATAAGATCGACCTCCGCGACCTGCGACTGAACCTGCACAACTACCTGATCTATCATGATGGCAAGTTCTGGTGCATCTGGAGCGACGGCCCCCGCATCGAAGACGAACCGACCCAGGAAATCAAGTACGTCACCAGCGTCGATGGTCTCCACTGGAGCCCAGCAAAATCGGTCACGGGCACTCCCGAAAAGCCCCACGCCTTCATCGCCCGCGGACTCTGGCTCCGCGATGGTCAACTGCTGACATTAGCAGCGAAATACCAGGGACACGGCGCCTTCGGCCCCCCGGACAAAAAACACCTGGAACTGGTCGCCTACCGCTGGGAGCCAAAGCAGGACAAGTGGATCTATGAGGGCCAACTCTACGACAATGCCATCAACAACTTCCCCCCGCAGAAGCTCCCCTCTAACAACTGGATTCTGACCCGCCGCGATTCGCGGTTCAACGTCAGCGTACTGATCGGCGGCGTCAAAGCCCTCAACGACTGGCAGTCCTTTCCCGTAGTGGGCGTCAAACAGGTCTCTGGCTTCCGTCCCGACGAACCGATCTTCTGGGTCCTGCCCGATAACAGCCTGTATGCACTCTTCCGCGACAACGGCAAATCGCAGCGGCTCTTCTTCTCGACTTCCAAAGACGAAGGCCGCACCTGGGACACCCCGCTCCTCTCCAACTTCCCCAACGCCAAAAGCAAACTGTTTTCGCTGGGCACCAGCCACGGCTTCCGCGTACTCGTCCTCAATGCGAACCCCCAGGTCAACCGCCGCGAACTCCACCTGGCGGTCAGCCCCGACAACAAAACCTTCACCCGTCTGGCGAAGCTGGAGATCCCCTCTCCAGCCGAACTCCCCGTTGAGCTTGCCTCGCTAAAGAAGAAATTCAGTGCCGGCATCGCCAGTCTGCAATACCCGCACGTCATCGAGCACGACGGTTACCTCTACATCGCCTTCTCACGCAACAAGCTGCAGACCGAAGTCTTCCGCGTGAAACTCGCCGACATCGACACCCTGCTGAAATCAGACCACAACTAG
- a CDS encoding T6SS immunity protein Tdi1 domain-containing protein, which produces MSLTLNDLTINLDQVDCDTLLSDWAWAMPEPMQPVLVTAMGDVFAQGDSGAVYFADMVEGKITPVAEGRAEFESLLQDPDFVTDLFFPSRVLELREAGVTLEPGQVYGHQTPLVLSGADELDNIEPIDVGVHVSVHGQIHDQVKDLPPGTVITDIEFE; this is translated from the coding sequence TTGTCTCTCACATTAAACGATTTGACGATCAATCTGGACCAGGTCGACTGCGACACCCTCTTAAGTGACTGGGCCTGGGCCATGCCCGAACCGATGCAGCCCGTGCTGGTCACCGCCATGGGAGATGTCTTCGCCCAGGGAGATTCCGGCGCCGTCTATTTTGCTGACATGGTCGAAGGCAAGATCACTCCAGTCGCCGAGGGTCGCGCCGAATTTGAGTCGCTGCTCCAGGACCCCGATTTCGTCACCGATCTGTTCTTTCCCTCCCGCGTGCTCGAACTCCGCGAAGCCGGCGTCACCCTGGAACCGGGCCAGGTCTACGGCCACCAGACGCCACTCGTCCTCAGTGGCGCAGATGAACTTGACAACATCGAACCGATCGACGTCGGCGTCCATGTCAGTGTGCATGGACAAATCCACGATCAGGTCAAGGACCTCCCCCCGGGAACCGTAATTACGGATATCGAGTTTGAGTAA
- a CDS encoding histidine kinase yields the protein MISTAEISFYPLQEEYKPLIKEFIAKLQSYSGLRVTPGSTSTYAVGDYDRLMECMTEIMAWSHEEQGKGVFVVKFLPGYEAK from the coding sequence ATGATCAGCACCGCCGAAATCAGTTTCTATCCGCTGCAGGAAGAATACAAACCGCTTATCAAAGAATTCATCGCGAAGCTGCAGAGCTATTCCGGTCTCCGCGTGACCCCCGGTTCCACGTCGACTTACGCCGTCGGCGACTATGACCGACTGATGGAATGCATGACCGAGATCATGGCCTGGAGCCACGAAGAACAGGGCAAAGGCGTGTTCGTGGTGAAGTTTCTGCCGGGTTATGAGGCGAAATGA
- a CDS encoding pyruvate kinase: MSVEHGGSGYQSSNQEYEQVFEELVVIRDRLVSEGVCSQPLLAQIHAGYRDSARNLLHYLALRHRDLRPLQIRLAALGLSSLGRAESHVLATIDAVLEVLQRLTGNMTELAEPDGPTIDFSTGERLLVEHTEALLGPAAPGRGVRIMVTMPSEAADDYELVYHLLQQGMECMRINCAHDDAEAWSRMIAHLRRAELALGKKCRVVMDLGGPKLRTGPLEAVASVVKIRPRRDEYGRVIAPARIWFYPADQPVASPAPADACLPVDAGWLKRLAVGDKIRLIDARHSRRTFRVVDCVDEGCWAEADKTTYIVPGTTLRQRSETGKRKLRTTNVVYVAPRENSLLLHPGDQLIVTRDQLPGRPEVRDSGGQVLTPARIGCSIPTVFDDVQSGESIWFDDGKIGGVVEKVESTQVQVRITQTRLQGAKLRADKGINLPESKLSLPALTEQDLEDLSFVAAHADVVELSFANRASDVEQLQAELQRLDGRQPAIVLKIETRQGFENLPDMLLTAMRSPCCGVMIARGDLAVECGFERMAEVQEEILWICEAAHVPVIWATQVLETLAKEGMPSRAEITDAAMGHRAECVMLNKGPHVLHAVKTLDNILRRMQAHQAKKRSMLRELRLSTHSAAMKAGNGHQADNGS; the protein is encoded by the coding sequence TTGTCGGTAGAGCATGGCGGCTCCGGTTATCAATCCAGTAACCAGGAGTATGAACAGGTCTTTGAAGAGTTGGTCGTCATACGTGACAGACTGGTCTCGGAGGGAGTCTGCTCACAGCCCCTGCTGGCGCAGATTCATGCAGGATATCGCGACAGTGCCCGCAACCTGCTGCATTATCTCGCGCTCCGGCATCGCGACTTGCGTCCCCTGCAGATACGACTGGCAGCCCTGGGGCTCTCTTCCCTGGGCCGGGCGGAATCGCATGTGCTGGCGACCATCGATGCGGTGCTGGAAGTGCTGCAGCGGCTGACCGGAAATATGACCGAACTGGCCGAGCCGGATGGGCCAACCATTGATTTCAGCACGGGGGAACGGTTGCTCGTCGAACATACCGAAGCCCTGCTGGGGCCGGCTGCTCCGGGACGCGGGGTGCGAATCATGGTGACCATGCCCAGTGAGGCCGCCGACGATTACGAGCTGGTCTATCACCTGTTACAGCAGGGCATGGAATGCATGCGGATCAATTGTGCGCACGACGACGCGGAAGCCTGGTCGCGGATGATTGCCCATTTGAGGCGTGCTGAACTCGCGTTAGGGAAGAAATGCCGGGTGGTGATGGATCTGGGCGGACCGAAACTGCGGACCGGGCCCCTGGAAGCGGTGGCCTCTGTGGTTAAAATCCGTCCCCGCCGCGATGAGTATGGCCGGGTGATCGCCCCGGCGCGGATCTGGTTCTACCCGGCGGATCAACCGGTGGCCTCCCCTGCACCGGCAGATGCCTGTCTGCCGGTGGATGCGGGCTGGCTGAAGCGGCTGGCGGTAGGAGACAAGATCCGATTGATCGATGCGCGGCATTCACGACGCACTTTTCGCGTGGTGGATTGTGTGGACGAGGGCTGCTGGGCAGAGGCCGATAAAACGACGTACATTGTGCCCGGGACGACCTTGCGACAACGGAGTGAGACCGGAAAACGCAAACTGAGGACGACTAACGTTGTCTACGTCGCGCCCCGGGAAAACAGTCTGCTGCTGCATCCGGGGGATCAGTTGATCGTCACCCGGGATCAGCTGCCGGGCCGTCCCGAGGTGCGGGACAGCGGCGGGCAGGTGCTGACGCCGGCCCGGATCGGTTGTTCGATTCCGACCGTCTTTGATGATGTGCAGTCGGGCGAGTCGATCTGGTTCGATGACGGCAAAATCGGGGGCGTGGTCGAGAAGGTGGAATCGACACAGGTGCAGGTGCGGATCACTCAGACGCGCCTGCAGGGAGCGAAGCTGAGAGCCGATAAAGGGATTAATCTGCCCGAGAGTAAGCTCAGCCTGCCCGCTTTGACAGAGCAGGATCTGGAAGATCTGTCGTTTGTCGCAGCACATGCGGATGTCGTCGAGTTGTCGTTTGCGAATCGTGCCAGTGATGTGGAACAGCTGCAGGCGGAGCTGCAGCGGCTGGACGGGCGGCAGCCGGCGATCGTGTTGAAGATTGAGACGCGGCAGGGTTTTGAAAATCTGCCCGACATGCTGCTGACGGCGATGCGTTCTCCCTGTTGCGGGGTGATGATTGCCCGCGGTGACCTGGCAGTGGAGTGCGGCTTTGAACGGATGGCGGAAGTCCAGGAAGAAATTCTCTGGATCTGTGAAGCGGCGCACGTCCCCGTGATCTGGGCGACGCAGGTGCTGGAGACGCTGGCTAAAGAAGGCATGCCGTCCCGCGCGGAAATTACCGATGCGGCGATGGGCCACCGGGCGGAATGCGTGATGCTCAATAAGGGGCCGCATGTGTTACACGCGGTCAAGACGCTGGATAATATTTTAAGGCGAATGCAGGCGCATCAGGCGAAAAAACGATCGATGCTGCGTGAACTGCGCCTGTCGACTCATTCTGCAGCAATGAAAGCCGGGAATGGACATCAGGCAGACAACGGCAGCTGA